One Micromonospora sp. FIMYZ51 genomic window carries:
- a CDS encoding D-arabinono-1,4-lactone oxidase, with protein sequence MVRPFVNWSGSLAFTPAGYAEPTTEEEVRELVLRARESGTTLRPIGSGHSSSPLVRTDDGTLVSLDRLAGVIDQVDECATAWAGTRLKALGEGLYEAGLAMDNLGDVDYQSIAGATATGTHGTGLGFGNLSTQVTGVRLVTGTGEVLEISAEHNADLLPAARLSLGVLGVVTQLTLDVQPRYELRRRSWCAPIEWTLDHLAELQHTNRNMDFYWYPRSDLAQIRTMNRADEVAEGEQWTARQVLEADPSAEVRELEIGPTHRTIPQNRELRFEEIEYMIPSEAFPACFAEVRRRILRRHRRTVAWRVLVRTIAADDIWLSNAYGRLTTTIACLQNTSLPYEDYFRDMESVFRHYGGRPHWGKKHWLTARELRPLLPRWDDFQAVRRRLDPDGVFLTPYLARLLGES encoded by the coding sequence GTGGTGCGCCCGTTCGTGAACTGGTCCGGCAGCCTCGCCTTCACCCCCGCCGGCTACGCCGAGCCGACCACCGAGGAGGAGGTGCGGGAGCTGGTGCTGCGGGCCCGCGAGTCGGGCACCACCCTGCGCCCGATCGGCTCCGGACACTCGTCCAGCCCGCTGGTGCGTACCGACGACGGCACCCTGGTCAGCCTCGACCGGCTGGCGGGGGTGATCGATCAGGTCGATGAGTGCGCGACCGCCTGGGCCGGTACCCGGCTCAAAGCGCTCGGCGAGGGCCTCTACGAGGCCGGACTGGCGATGGACAACCTCGGTGACGTCGACTACCAGTCGATTGCGGGGGCCACCGCGACCGGTACCCATGGCACCGGCCTCGGCTTCGGCAACCTCTCCACGCAGGTGACCGGGGTGCGGCTGGTCACCGGGACCGGCGAGGTGCTGGAGATCTCGGCGGAGCACAACGCCGACCTGCTGCCCGCCGCCCGGCTCTCGCTCGGCGTCCTGGGCGTGGTCACCCAGCTGACCCTCGACGTGCAGCCGCGCTACGAGCTGCGCCGGCGGTCCTGGTGCGCGCCGATCGAGTGGACCCTGGACCACCTCGCCGAGCTGCAACACACCAACCGCAACATGGACTTCTACTGGTACCCACGCAGCGACCTGGCCCAGATTCGGACCATGAACCGGGCCGACGAGGTGGCCGAGGGAGAGCAGTGGACGGCCCGCCAGGTGCTGGAGGCCGATCCCTCGGCCGAAGTCCGGGAGCTGGAGATCGGACCCACTCACCGGACCATTCCGCAGAACCGGGAACTGCGCTTCGAGGAAATCGAGTACATGATCCCCTCGGAGGCGTTCCCGGCCTGCTTCGCCGAGGTGCGGCGGCGGATCCTGCGCCGGCATCGCCGCACGGTGGCCTGGCGGGTGCTGGTGCGCACCATCGCCGCGGACGACATCTGGCTGAGCAACGCGTACGGCCGGCTCACCACCACCATCGCCTGCCTACAGAACACCTCGCTGCCGTACGAGGACTACTTCCGCGACATGGAATCCGTCTTCCGGCACTACGGCGGCCGGCCGCACTGGGGCAAGAAGCACTGGCTGACCGCCCGCGAGCTGCGTCCCCTGCTGCCCCGCTGGGACGACTTCCAGGCCGTGCGGCGCCGGCTCGACCCGGACGGCGTGTTCCTCACCCCCTACCTGGCCCGGCTGCTCGGGGAGTCGTGA
- a CDS encoding TIGR03885 family FMN-dependent LLM class oxidoreductase, whose protein sequence is MPAYGFHASHEQFRPSELLRLVTAAQDAGFDRAMCSDHFAPFGPEQGESGFAWSWLGAALARTELPFGVVNAPGQRYHPAIVAQAAATLAEMFPGRFWLAVGSGQALNEHITGERWPSKPERNARLRECVEVIRALFAGECVSHRGLVTVDRAVLWSRPAEPPPLYAAAVTPATAGWAASWADGLITINQPLPEVRKVVEAYRGGGGRGPVLLQVHLSWATDEQSALRQAHEQWRTAILGSDAGWDLALPEDLAEATAYVRAEDMREHVLISSEPARYAQWLHEYAELGVDECYLHHVGRDQDAFLDAFANHILPELR, encoded by the coding sequence ATGCCGGCGTACGGTTTCCACGCCTCGCACGAACAGTTCCGACCGAGCGAGCTGCTGCGGTTGGTGACGGCGGCGCAGGACGCCGGTTTCGACCGGGCGATGTGTTCGGACCATTTCGCCCCGTTCGGCCCCGAGCAGGGCGAGTCGGGTTTTGCCTGGTCCTGGCTGGGCGCCGCGCTGGCCCGTACCGAGCTGCCCTTCGGGGTGGTCAACGCGCCCGGGCAGCGGTACCACCCGGCGATCGTCGCGCAGGCCGCCGCGACCCTGGCGGAGATGTTCCCCGGCCGGTTCTGGCTGGCCGTCGGCAGCGGCCAGGCACTCAACGAGCACATCACCGGCGAGCGCTGGCCGAGCAAGCCGGAACGCAACGCCCGGCTGCGCGAGTGCGTCGAGGTGATCCGGGCCCTCTTCGCCGGTGAGTGCGTCAGCCACCGCGGGCTGGTCACGGTGGACCGGGCCGTGCTGTGGTCCCGGCCGGCCGAACCACCGCCGCTGTACGCGGCGGCCGTCACCCCGGCCACCGCCGGCTGGGCCGCGTCCTGGGCCGACGGCCTGATCACCATCAACCAGCCACTGCCCGAGGTACGAAAGGTGGTCGAGGCGTACCGGGGCGGTGGCGGTCGGGGGCCGGTGCTGTTGCAGGTGCACCTCTCCTGGGCCACCGACGAGCAGAGCGCGCTGCGACAGGCGCACGAGCAGTGGCGTACCGCGATCCTGGGCAGCGACGCCGGCTGGGATCTCGCCCTGCCGGAGGACCTGGCGGAGGCCACCGCCTACGTCCGCGCCGAGGACATGCGCGAGCACGTCCTGATCTCCAGCGAACCGGCCCGGTACGCCCAGTGGCTGCACGAGTACGCCGAACTGGGCGTCGACGAGTGCTACCTGCACCACGTCGGGCGGGACCAGGACGCCTTCCTCGACGCCTTCGCCAACCACATCCTTCCGGAGCTGCGATGA
- a CDS encoding glycoside hydrolase family 15 protein: MNYPPIDSYAFLSDTHTAALVAADGAVEWFCVPHFAGDAVLARLLDRRSGGGLELSVAGCAEPSRRYLPDTLVLENRWTTPDGSAVGHDFLAVAPGDGPQPLRADKVLVRRVRVEQGRIRLAVRVTPRPGYGVREATWEQVGGRWRVADTPLWVGSDLPCEVTDGVLRIEAELTAGQTAVVLVGYDDDVTDEIDPDELLARTCQTWQTWSARSDYTGFGADAVRHSALVLRGLSFDETGALIAAPTTSLPEEIGGVRNWDYRYTWHRDAALLLLALFRLGHAEEGRRYLHFLISICTGELLSPLIGIHGSTDTERELPHLEGYAGSRPVRIGNEAAEQVQFDTYGHILDAALAYHELTGDLTDEQWALLRRHIDMLAQRWREPDHGIWEIRGPRQHYVNAKVMIWVCLDRGIRLAELLDDRSADVDRWRDARDAVHAEVLERGFNRQVNSFVMTYGSTELDASLLRIPLVGFLPGDDPRVLATIDRLRQELEIGPGLLLRYRADDGLPGEEGAFLLCSFELVSALVLAGRRDEAAKVFDQLSQYAGPLGLYAEQLAADGTALGNYPQAFTHLALIEAALNLDGAGDREALHAWAARGGS; encoded by the coding sequence ATGAACTATCCCCCTATCGACTCGTACGCCTTCCTCTCCGACACGCACACCGCCGCGCTGGTCGCCGCCGACGGCGCGGTCGAGTGGTTCTGCGTACCGCATTTCGCCGGGGACGCGGTCCTCGCCCGCCTGCTGGACCGGCGCAGCGGCGGCGGGCTCGAACTGTCCGTGGCGGGCTGCGCCGAACCGAGCCGGCGGTACCTGCCGGACACCCTGGTGTTGGAGAACCGGTGGACGACTCCGGACGGGTCGGCGGTCGGCCACGACTTCCTGGCGGTGGCGCCCGGGGACGGGCCCCAGCCGCTGCGCGCGGACAAGGTGCTGGTCCGCCGGGTGCGGGTCGAGCAGGGCCGCATCCGGCTGGCGGTCCGGGTGACGCCCCGGCCGGGGTACGGCGTCCGGGAGGCGACCTGGGAGCAGGTCGGCGGGCGCTGGCGGGTTGCCGACACTCCGCTCTGGGTCGGTTCGGACCTGCCCTGCGAGGTTACCGACGGAGTGCTGCGGATCGAGGCGGAGCTGACCGCCGGCCAGACGGCGGTCGTGCTGGTCGGCTACGACGACGACGTCACCGACGAGATCGACCCGGACGAGTTGCTGGCGCGTACCTGTCAAACCTGGCAGACCTGGTCGGCGCGCAGCGACTACACCGGCTTCGGCGCGGACGCCGTGCGGCACAGCGCGCTGGTGCTGCGCGGGCTCTCCTTCGACGAGACCGGCGCGCTGATCGCCGCGCCCACCACCAGCCTGCCCGAGGAGATCGGCGGGGTACGCAACTGGGACTACCGGTACACCTGGCACCGGGACGCGGCACTGCTGCTGCTCGCGCTCTTCCGCCTCGGACACGCCGAGGAGGGCCGGCGTTACCTGCACTTCCTGATCTCGATCTGCACCGGTGAACTGCTGTCCCCGCTGATCGGCATCCACGGCAGCACCGATACCGAACGCGAGCTGCCGCACCTGGAGGGGTACGCCGGCTCGCGGCCGGTGCGGATCGGCAACGAGGCCGCCGAACAGGTGCAGTTCGACACGTACGGGCACATCCTGGACGCCGCGTTGGCGTACCACGAGCTGACCGGCGACCTGACCGACGAGCAGTGGGCGCTGCTGCGCCGGCACATCGACATGCTGGCGCAGCGGTGGCGCGAGCCGGACCACGGCATCTGGGAGATCCGCGGCCCCCGTCAGCACTACGTCAACGCGAAGGTGATGATCTGGGTCTGCCTGGACCGGGGCATCCGCCTGGCGGAACTGCTCGACGACCGGAGCGCGGACGTGGACCGGTGGCGCGACGCACGCGACGCGGTGCACGCCGAGGTGCTGGAGCGCGGCTTCAACCGGCAGGTGAACAGCTTCGTGATGACGTACGGCTCGACCGAGCTGGACGCCTCGCTGCTGCGGATCCCGCTTGTCGGTTTCCTGCCCGGCGACGACCCCCGGGTGCTGGCCACCATCGACCGGCTGCGCCAGGAGTTGGAGATCGGCCCCGGCCTGCTGCTGCGCTACCGGGCCGACGACGGTCTGCCCGGCGAGGAGGGCGCCTTCCTGCTCTGCTCGTTCGAGCTGGTCTCGGCGCTGGTGCTGGCCGGCCGGCGGGACGAGGCCGCGAAGGTCTTCGACCAGCTCAGCCAGTACGCCGGCCCACTCGGCCTGTACGCCGAGCAACTCGCCGCCGACGGGACGGCGCTGGGCAACTACCCGCAGGCGTTCACCCACCTGGCGCTGATCGAGGCGGCCCTCAACCTGGACGGGGCGGGCGACCGGGAGGCGCTGCACGCCTGGGCGGCCCGCGGCGGCTCCTGA
- a CDS encoding sensory rhodopsin transducer, with protein sequence MAELGARVWLVPGGRIPFSDTAAERELSGGTAAEPEFTSFDQLCVLNTTDRTAELSLDFYYEDTDPVGPYRLVVDARRIRHVRINDLIDPEAIRLDRPYGCLVRSPVPVVVQFLRQDTRLPDTVALTGLMAYPAD encoded by the coding sequence ATGGCAGAACTCGGCGCGCGGGTGTGGCTGGTGCCCGGTGGTCGCATCCCCTTCAGCGACACCGCTGCCGAGCGAGAGCTCAGTGGCGGCACCGCTGCCGAGCCGGAGTTCACCAGCTTCGACCAGCTCTGCGTGCTGAACACCACCGACCGCACGGCGGAGCTGTCGCTGGACTTCTACTACGAGGACACCGACCCGGTCGGGCCGTACCGGCTGGTCGTCGATGCCCGGCGGATCCGGCACGTACGGATCAACGACCTGATCGATCCGGAGGCGATCCGCCTCGACCGCCCGTACGGTTGTCTGGTGCGTTCCCCGGTGCCGGTGGTGGTGCAGTTCCTGCGCCAGGACACCCGGCTGCCGGACACGGTGGCACTCACCGGGTTGATGGCCTATCCCGCCGACTAG
- a CDS encoding FUSC family protein yields the protein MRISAEGLRGRARAMSWQTYRRLQQYLLLAVQGGLAASLAWVVAGQVLGNPEPTFAPAAAVGVIAASIGRRAMRTIELIIGVVLGILIGDLLVETIGSGAWQTFVIVFVALLVAVAVRGTGALVTQAGGTAVLIATLTPNAPDINLPRTVNALVGGVTGLAVVLLIAPMNPTRSVRRVAGPALDTFARQMTAAAEGLAKGDARKVEQVLDDMRASEAELRQIREVVTAAGEVVRFAPLRWRRRRALAAYRAGAEHLERAFRNSRTLVRRISTALRDGEPVPADLPAAVEHYGQGVRLLHQEFLQMCEPLRTRERVLWAVQEAGAACRQQIGFSGTIVVSQLRTIANDMLRATGLPGNEARRLVRRAAAGG from the coding sequence ATGCGGATCTCGGCGGAGGGCCTACGTGGCCGCGCCCGGGCCATGAGTTGGCAGACGTACCGACGGTTGCAGCAGTATCTGCTGCTGGCCGTGCAGGGCGGGCTGGCCGCGTCGCTGGCCTGGGTGGTCGCCGGCCAAGTGCTCGGTAACCCGGAACCGACCTTTGCACCGGCCGCCGCGGTCGGTGTGATCGCCGCGTCGATCGGCCGGCGTGCGATGCGTACCATCGAACTGATCATCGGTGTGGTGCTCGGCATCCTGATCGGTGACCTGCTGGTCGAGACGATCGGCAGCGGCGCCTGGCAGACCTTTGTGATCGTGTTCGTTGCGCTGCTGGTGGCGGTGGCCGTCCGGGGCACCGGCGCTCTGGTGACGCAGGCCGGCGGTACGGCGGTGCTAATCGCCACGCTCACCCCGAACGCACCGGACATCAACCTGCCCCGGACGGTCAACGCGCTGGTCGGCGGCGTGACCGGGCTGGCGGTGGTGTTGCTGATCGCGCCGATGAACCCGACCCGCAGCGTGCGTCGCGTCGCCGGCCCCGCGCTGGACACCTTCGCCCGGCAGATGACCGCCGCTGCCGAAGGACTGGCCAAGGGGGACGCCCGCAAGGTCGAGCAGGTCCTCGACGACATGCGCGCCTCCGAGGCGGAACTGCGACAGATCCGGGAGGTGGTGACCGCAGCCGGGGAGGTGGTCCGGTTCGCGCCGCTGCGCTGGCGCCGACGGCGGGCGTTGGCCGCGTACCGGGCCGGGGCGGAGCACCTGGAAAGGGCGTTCCGCAACAGCCGGACCCTGGTCCGGCGGATCTCCACGGCACTGCGGGACGGTGAGCCGGTGCCGGCCGATCTCCCCGCCGCCGTCGAGCACTACGGCCAGGGGGTGCGCCTGCTGCACCAGGAGTTCCTCCAGATGTGCGAGCCGCTGCGGACCCGGGAGCGGGTGCTGTGGGCGGTCCAGGAGGCGGGTGCGGCGTGCCGGCAGCAGATCGGCTTCTCCGGCACCATCGTGGTGTCCCAGCTGCGGACCATCGCCAACGACATGCTGCGGGCCACCGGCCTACCCGGCAACGAGGCCCGCCGACTCGTCCGCCGCGCGGCTGCCGGCGGGTAG
- a CDS encoding zf-HC2 domain-containing protein yields the protein MACEQWREILSAQLDGEATAEEQHTAAGHLETCAGCRGWLDAAATVTRRARTQVVTDLPDLSEEILAAAPPPRTRRWRRPLVARAPHLVRRLAPLAERVTGLRVALGLLGAVQLVLGLAQIGRSEMAGHLHASGQHLWHESAAWNVAVGAGFLFVALRRTSPSGLLPMLSAFVATLVLLSVNDLVASQVAVERLVSHGFLVVGYLITVLLAGGSRQPGDPSDRSRPERSRWRLRLDETEEPTPLRLLPPYSAQARHGAHAPEHGRRHAA from the coding sequence ATGGCGTGTGAGCAGTGGCGGGAAATCCTGTCGGCGCAGTTGGACGGTGAGGCCACGGCGGAGGAGCAACACACGGCCGCCGGGCACCTGGAGACCTGCGCCGGCTGCCGTGGCTGGCTGGACGCGGCGGCGACGGTGACCCGGCGGGCGCGTACCCAGGTGGTGACCGACCTGCCGGATCTGAGCGAGGAGATCCTCGCCGCCGCGCCGCCGCCGCGTACCCGGCGGTGGCGCCGGCCGCTCGTCGCCCGCGCGCCGCACCTGGTGCGCCGGCTCGCGCCGCTCGCCGAACGGGTCACCGGGCTGCGCGTCGCGCTGGGCCTGCTCGGTGCGGTCCAACTGGTGCTGGGGCTGGCCCAGATCGGGCGGTCCGAGATGGCCGGGCACCTGCACGCCAGCGGCCAGCATCTGTGGCACGAGTCCGCCGCCTGGAACGTCGCGGTCGGTGCCGGGTTCCTCTTCGTCGCGCTGCGCCGGACCTCGCCGTCGGGGCTGCTGCCGATGCTCAGCGCCTTCGTGGCCACCCTGGTGCTGCTGTCGGTGAACGATCTCGTCGCCTCGCAGGTAGCGGTGGAGCGGCTGGTCAGCCACGGCTTCCTGGTGGTCGGTTATCTGATCACCGTGCTGCTGGCCGGCGGCTCGCGGCAGCCTGGTGACCCCAGCGACCGGAGTCGGCCTGAGCGGTCCCGCTGGCGGCTCCGGCTCGACGAGACCGAGGAGCCGACTCCCCTGCGTCTGTTGCCGCCCTACTCGGCCCAGGCCCGCCACGGCGCCCACGCCCCGGAGCACGGCCGCCGTCACGCGGCCTGA